In Nicotiana tabacum cultivar K326 chromosome 19, ASM71507v2, whole genome shotgun sequence, one DNA window encodes the following:
- the LOC107808925 gene encoding uncharacterized protein LOC107808925: MPQRNSRGQEKPTPTLRRSQRFTAAATEISDNEVHKNQIEVSKSSQKSSTRLRRSSRLSIVNLENNGVVNSIERRVTRSSTRDPPVSKVLRCASADNLVEKRKGDLKNGPKIPKHAQETSKESLGGPSSEVPGSGKDDNGTGKKGTGLKRKRTNQGMEERSSANGWTDKQELALQNAYFAAKATPNFWKKVAKMVPEKSAKECFDKIHSDFMTPPQPQPRSRIKKMNTSSLSPCATKLLLSTGKPIKKLRYSKPKSHLSRKKVRQLLQKQNDVDRDKEADFFNVLESTDPTARAFCQNTEIFTPERNKEGLHYLRKCLERSSSAHKKHLSRLSDSSVAALTSPPVLKPIKNKVLHERYIDQLHCREAKRKAATSRSAKGRQNKNDHKDESVRKMDVIKVAKNALISKARDAINQFQSIQIHAMDIFNDGDDDHDEIHNSDDDAEDV, from the exons ATGCCCCAAAGAAACTCGAGAGGCCAAGAAAAACCAACACCCACTCTGAGAAGATCACAACGGTTTACTGCCGCTGCTACTGAGATTTCTGATAACGAAGTCCACAAAAATCAGATTGAAGTTTCAAAAAGCTCCCAAAAATCCAGTACTAGGCTGCGAAGGTCGTCAAGATTGAGCATTGTAAACCTGGAGAATAATGGTGTGGTTAATAGTATAGAGAGAAGGGTTACACGCAGTTCTACTCGGGACCCACCTGTCAGTAAAGTACTACGCTGTGCTTCCGCTGACAATTTAGTTGAGAAAAGAAAGGGTGATTTGAAGAATGGGCCAAAGATCCCTAAACATGCTCAAGAGACTAGTAAAGAAAGTTTAGGCGGCCCATCATCTGAAGTTCCGGGTTCTGGAAAGGATGATAATGGCACGGGAAAGAAAGGCACGGGATTGAAGAGAAAGAGAACTAACCAAGGAATGGAGGAGAGGAGTAGTGCTAACGGGTGGACCGACAAACAAGAGCTGGCATTGCAGAATGCTTATTTCGCGGCAAAGGCAACGCCTAACTTCTGGAAGAAAGTTGCTAAGATG GTGCCTGAAAAATCAGCAAAGGAATGTTTTGACAAGATACATTCGGATTTCATGACCCCACCTCAGCCTCAACCACGTTCAAGGATTAAAAAGATGAACACGTCATCACTTTCTCCTTGTGCAACTAAACTGCTCCTGTCTACGGGGAAACCCATCAAAAAGCTCAGATATAGCAAGCCGAAGAGCCATCTCTCACGGAAGAAAGTGAGACAACTACTGCAAAAGCAAAACGACGTAGATCGAGATAAGGAGGCAGACTTCTTCAATGTTCTTGAATCAACAGATCCAACTGCTAGGGCATTTTGCCAGAATACAGAAATTTTCACCCCCGAGCGCAACAAAGAAGGTTTGCATTATCTTAGAAAGTGCCTGGAGAGATCCTCTTCAGCCCATAAAAAGCACCTTTCCCGATTAAGTGATTCATCAGTAGCAGCTCTTACCAGCCCACCAGTGCTAAAGCCAATTAAGAACAAGGTGCTACATGAGAGGTACATTGATCAGCTACATTGCAGGGAGGCAAAGAGAAAAGCAGCCACTTCAAGATCAGCAAAGGGCCGCCAAAATAAGAATGATCACAAGGATGAGAGTGTCAGAAAAATGGATGTGATTAAAGTTGCAAAAAATGCTCTCATATCCAAAGCAAGAGATGCAATCAACCAGTTTCAGAGTATACAGATACATGCTATGGACATCTTCAACGATGGCGATGATGATCATGATGAGATTCATAATTCTGATGATGACGCCGAGGATGTCTGA
- the LOC107808924 gene encoding myricetin 7/4'-O-methyltransferase 2-like, giving the protein MSASESSTELLRAQAQIWNHIFNFISSSAVRCALQLGILDVLYKYGKPMSLSDLSAELSLVINPSKVSFLPILMRFLVHSGFLNQDDQDHHYSLTPASCLLVKNEPFNVRSLLVINHDPVFSKAWFVLSTWFQNDSPTAFHTANGKSLWDYIVDQESRVLGDIFNDALASDSRLNTNVLITECKHVFEGLNSLVDVGGGTGTVSIAIAKAFPNIKCTVLDLPHVVEDCKGSGNLEFVGGDMFDNIPHANAILLKCILHDWRDEDCVKILKKCKESIPNREKGGKVIIIDTVMEDDTKKQSNDEFIRAQHNMDMLMMVLCASKERTKKEWEKLFTDAGFTEYKIISALGLRSLIEIYH; this is encoded by the exons ATGTCAGCGAGTGAGAGTAGCACTGAGCTTCTCCGCGCGCAAGCTCAAATCTGGAACCATATTTTCAACTTCATAAGTTCTTCAGCAGTAAGATGTGCACTTCAACTAGGCATTCTTGATGTTCTCTATAAATATGGTAAGCCCATGTCTCTTTCCGATCTCTCGGCTGAACTTTCCCTAGTAATCAACCCTTCAAAGGTTTCTTTCTTGCCAATTTTAATGCGATTTTTAGTGCATTCTGGTTTCCTAAATCAAGATGATCAAGATCACCACTATTCTCTTACCCCAGCTAGTTGCCTTCTTGTGAAAAATGAGCCCTTTAATGTTAGATCACTCTTGGTTATCAACCATGATCCAGTCTTTTCAAAAGCATGGTTTGTGTTAAGTACTTGGTTCCAAAATGATTCTCCCACTGCTTTTCATACTGCTAATGGCAAATCTTTATGGGACTATATTGTGGATCAAGAATCAAGGGTACTAGGTGATATTTTCAATGATGCATTGGCTAGTGACTCGAGGTTGAATACCAATGTGCTTATTACGGAGTGTAAACATGTGTTTGAGGGGTTGAATTCATTGGTGGACGTTGGTGGTGGCACTGGTACTGTTTCAATTGCTATAGCTAAAGCTTTTCCTAACATAAAATGCACTGTACTTGATCTCCCTCATGTTGTCGAAGACTGCAAAGGAAGTGGAAATTTGGAGTTTGTTGGAGGAGATATGTTCGATAACATTCCCCATGCTAATGCCATCTTACTCAAG TGCATTCTGCACGACTGGAGGGACGAAGATTGTGTGAAGATACTGAAGAAATGCAAAGAGTCAATTCCAAATAGGGAGAAAGGAGGGAAAGTGATAATCATAGATACAGTGATGGAGGATGATACAAAGAAGCAGAGTAATGATGAGTTTATTCGAGCACAACATAATATGGATATGTTGATGATGGTTCTTTGTGCGTCCAAAGAGAGAACTAAGAAAGAGTGGGAAAAGCTCTTCACTGATGCTGGTTTCACTGAATATAAAATAATTTCCGCACTTGGCTTAAGGTCTCTTATTGAAATCTATCATTAG